The sequence below is a genomic window from Dehalococcoidales bacterium.
AGCGAACTGCGAAGCAGTGCAATAGCAATCGAACGTTTGGTGATATCGGGTGCCTGTTCCAGCATTTGGTTCCAGTTTTTCACCAGTAATTCGAACTCAGAGCAGGCTTCAAGGGCGGAAGGTTCTTCAGTTGTATTCTGGGTTACTGTATTGGTGGATTTGGCGGGTTCTTGTTCTGCTGGTGCAATTTCGGCTAAAAACGATTCTTCGACCTCTTCCGGTTCTGGGTTAGGAGCAGGTTTTGGCTCGGATTTTTGTTCTGAATCTGGTTTGACTGATGCGGCTTTCTTCACTATTGTTCTGGAAGAAGACGACTGGCGAGGCTTGGGGGTAGTTTGGACTGGTACCGGAGTGACCTCTGGTTGTAGTCCAATTGTTGAATCCAGTAGGGCAAGTTCCAATGGTAAAGTGGACTGGTCGTCAAATTTTATTTCTCCAAATAAACGGGCAGCGTTTACCAGTGTTTCAGTTGACGTCTTGATCGCCAGCTTTTTTATTTGATCGGTTTCAGCTGGAGTGAAATCAACCAATTCGGCACAACCGCTTTTTACCAGCAGCAGACCTCTCAAATAAGCGGTTATTTCCCGGTTGAATTGCTTAAGGCTAACACCTTCTGCTTCAGCCTGGCTAATTGTAAGAAGTCCCTCACGAGTATCACGGTTGACTATGCATTCAACTACCCGGCTGGCATAAACGTTTCCGGAGTCTCCCAGTAGTCCTCGGACTTGAAGGTCGGTTATTTCGTTGCCATAGTAAGCCGAAAGCTGTTCCAGGGTGTTCTCAGCATCCCTCAGGGAGCCGGTTGCGCTGCGCGCAATCATTTTTAAGGCTTCCGGTTGAATGGTAAGGCCTTCTTTTTCGCATATCGTTTCCAGTTTTATTGAAATGTCTTTATAGGTTAACCGGCGGAAATCAAAGCGCTGACAGCGGGAATGAATTGTTGGCAGAATCTTGTGTGATTCGGTGGTTGCCAATATGAATATCACCCGGGGTGGTGGCTCTTCGAGGGTTTTAAGTAACGCGTTGGATGCTGCAGTAGAAAGCATGTGAACTTCATCTATGATATAGACCTTGAAGCGACACTCCGCAGGTGAATAGGCGACTTTTTCCTTGAGAGCGCGAATGTCATCAACACCGGTGTTCGATGCGGCATCTATTTCAATAACATCTACTGCTCTTCCTTCTGTAATTGCCTGGCATATCGAACAGGTGTTACAGGGTTCGCTGGCCCCTTCGTTGGTCAGACAGTTAACTGCTTTAGCTAGTATGCGTGATGTACTGGTTTTACCAGTACCTCGAGGGCCGCAAAATAAATAGGCATGGGATACTCGCCCAGTTTTAAGCGCGTTGAGCAATGTACGGGTAACATGCTCCTGCCCAACGACATCATTTAAAGACTGGGGTCTCCACCGACGGTAAAAAACTTCAGAAGTCATAAACTTAACCTATTATACCCCAAGGAGGAGTATAACCCAAAAATCCCGGCAGAAAAAAGCCCCTGCTTTAAGGAATAGCAGGGGCTTTTGTTTATTATTTTAAAATGTCGATTTAATCAAGCAGAGATGGAATATCCCGAGCGGAGTCATCGATGTCCTGAAGTTTGGACTCCACATCTTTTTGGCGTTGCTTGATGAGTGGAATAAGGCCGGTCGATTGATTGTAATAGTGCCGGACCTTTTCAACATCACTGAGTTCAGAGAGTATAAGAGTGATATTGAGCTGCCCGCGTTCTCTGGGGTAGTCGCCATTGCGGATAATGGCATTAGGCGCCATGTCTTTCAGCCAGTCTCCAATTTCCTTGACCAGATCCATGTTGATTTCTTTGGCTGGGCCGGAAATAAGATAGAGTGCCCTTGAAGCATCTTTGGGATTTACATAGGTAGATAATTCACTCACAGCTTCATCCATTGCCTGGATTCCTTTGTTGGTTTCTGAACTTTTTGACCTAAAATTACCTACACTGGCAAATGGATTCTTGAAGCGGGCAATGCGGGATTCGCCATAACCCAATACTGTCCAGCCAAGTAGTGTCTGGATAATATCGCCGGCATCCAGAGTTTTAGCGCCGACAAACTTAGAACGCTTTTCTTCACCGGCGCATAGCAAGTTATAGAAAGGCTCTACTATCATGGAGTTAATTTGAGAAAGATTATTTTTAAGGGAAAAGTCCTTGCGAACATAGCGTTGGTTGTCTACCAAAATAACAGCATCAGCTACCGAATTTGTGGATTTTAGGCACACAGCCGTGTTGTATATAGTGCGCTCTTCGTTCTGCTCCTCATGCTCAAATGGTAAAATGACCATAGCGTATACAGGCTTGTCCGGATAACGTTCTTTAATGTGCTGCGCCATAACCGGCATGGAGCCCGAACCGGTACCACCAGCAGCGCTGGCAATCAAGAGAAAACCATCCGTTTCGTAGAAATTCTTGGTATTTCTCAGAGCGTCTACGACCTTATCGGCATCTTCGCGGGCGATTTCTGCTCCAAGTTCGTTGATTTTGCCGACCCCGTGACCTCCGGTTTTACGCCCTCCAATCAAAATCCGATGCTGGTAGTCAGTTCTGATAGTGGCAAGGCCGCTCAAATCGGCAGCATCGGTATTAACGGCAAAAACACCAGGGGCAACGTCTATACCGCGCTGTACCTTGGCACGCTTGTTCAGGCGGGCAAACTCATCTGCAATACGACTTCCTGCCTGGCCAAATCCAATAATCACTAGTTTCATGCTATTTTTACCCCTCCATTATAAAATCCCGGAGCTCGGCTATTTTAACCTTGCTTATTGTTGGGTGTCAACCGAACTAGCACCCTTTGCTGGCTATAAATGCGGCAAGATCTGCTAGTCGGCAACAATAACCCCACTCGTTATCGTACCAGCTTAATAGTTTAGCCATGTTGGAACCGATCACCATCGTACTCAATCCGTCGACGGTACAACTTGATGGGTTCCCTATGAAATCGCTGCTTACGAGAGGCTCTTCGGTATAACTGAGTATGCCTTGCATTGATTTTTCCGAAGCT
It includes:
- the dnaX gene encoding DNA polymerase III subunit gamma/tau: MTSEVFYRRWRPQSLNDVVGQEHVTRTLLNALKTGRVSHAYLFCGPRGTGKTSTSRILAKAVNCLTNEGASEPCNTCSICQAITEGRAVDVIEIDAASNTGVDDIRALKEKVAYSPAECRFKVYIIDEVHMLSTAASNALLKTLEEPPPRVIFILATTESHKILPTIHSRCQRFDFRRLTYKDISIKLETICEKEGLTIQPEALKMIARSATGSLRDAENTLEQLSAYYGNEITDLQVRGLLGDSGNVYASRVVECIVNRDTREGLLTISQAEAEGVSLKQFNREITAYLRGLLLVKSGCAELVDFTPAETDQIKKLAIKTSTETLVNAARLFGEIKFDDQSTLPLELALLDSTIGLQPEVTPVPVQTTPKPRQSSSSRTIVKKAASVKPDSEQKSEPKPAPNPEPEEVEESFLAEIAPAEQEPAKSTNTVTQNTTEEPSALEACSEFELLVKNWNQMLEQAPDITKRSIAIALLRSSLRLVSFDKDLLVIAFKHKIHRDKMENAANKKVACEVISSYIGRPISIKSIHEPEKNHLVHAAQDKLGARITHVEEK
- a CDS encoding tubulin/FtsZ family protein, which gives rise to MKLVIIGFGQAGSRIADEFARLNKRAKVQRGIDVAPGVFAVNTDAADLSGLATIRTDYQHRILIGGRKTGGHGVGKINELGAEIAREDADKVVDALRNTKNFYETDGFLLIASAAGGTGSGSMPVMAQHIKERYPDKPVYAMVILPFEHEEQNEERTIYNTAVCLKSTNSVADAVILVDNQRYVRKDFSLKNNLSQINSMIVEPFYNLLCAGEEKRSKFVGAKTLDAGDIIQTLLGWTVLGYGESRIARFKNPFASVGNFRSKSSETNKGIQAMDEAVSELSTYVNPKDASRALYLISGPAKEINMDLVKEIGDWLKDMAPNAIIRNGDYPRERGQLNITLILSELSDVEKVRHYYNQSTGLIPLIKQRQKDVESKLQDIDDSARDIPSLLD